GCAGTGGTCACACCGGTACACATCCGTCACCTCCCCTTCTTTGTTGATCACTTTGATGGAGTCTCTTGGGCAGATGGGTGGGGGCTTGAGGAGTTCATAAGAGCGGGGGCCCTCCTTCAGAAGTGGCATCCCATTGCGGGCCCGAGGAGGGACCATGGGGTTTTGCTGATAGATGTGATTCTGGCGTTCCTCGTGGTTGCTGTCAGTGTCCGTGGAGTCGTGGCCACTGTTGGTGGGGGATAGACCTCTTTCAGAAGGCAGGCTCTTCTCTGGCAGGTGGATGTTCTTCTTTTCCAGCTCCTGGGGGGCACCATTTGGCATCTCAGCGCGGGTGAGGGCTATGGGGTACATGCTGCTGATAACCGGGACCATTTCTGAGGTGGGAGCAGGTGGCGTCTGGACCAAGGGGCGCAGGGCTTCGGCCCCGAGATAGCTGATGGCGTTATTGATGGCCTGGTCCATCATCCGGGTCTGGATCATCTCACTCTCCTTCTCGTACATGTAGCTAGGATTATAGCTGACATCAAAGCAGTGGCGCTTCTCACCTACAACAAGGGAAAGAAGCGGTGACAAAAGGAACAGCACAGAGGCacagagtttttaaaatgattttctggAGTCCTTGAGAAATGAGGAAGGACAAGTTGCCTGCTTAAGAACACTCAGCCCAGGCGAAATGGTCCTGCACGGTGCTGAAGTCTCAAG
The DNA window shown above is from Bos javanicus breed banteng chromosome 19, ARS-OSU_banteng_1.0, whole genome shotgun sequence and carries:
- the IKZF3 gene encoding zinc finger protein Aiolos isoform X5, which gives rise to MGSERALVLDRLASNVAKRKSSMPQKFIGEKRHCFDVSYNPSYMYEKESEMIQTRMMDQAINNAISYLGAEALRPLVQTPPAPTSEMVPVISSMYPIALTRAEMPNGAPQELEKKNIHLPEKSLPSERGLSPTNSGHDSTDTDSNHEERQNHIYQQNPMVPPRARNGMPLLKEGPRSYELLKPPPICPRDSIKVINKEGEVTDVYRCDHCRVLFLDYVMFTIHMGCHGFRDPFECNMCGYRSHDRYEFSSHIARGEHRAMLK
- the IKZF3 gene encoding zinc finger protein Aiolos isoform X4 — encoded protein: MEDIKPNVELKSTQEQSVPTEGSELLNDYDLTKAHETENVDGTEGPANEDEDIGASVEARHIKAEMGSERALVLDRLASNVAKRKSSMPQKFIGEKRHCFDVSYNPSYMYEKESEMIQTRMMDQAINNAISYLGAEALRPLVQTPPAPTSEMVPVISSMYPIALTRAEMPNGAPQELEKKNIHLPEKSLPSERGLSPTNSGHDSTDTDSNHEERQNHIYQQNPMVPPRARNGMPLLKEGPRSYELLKPPPICPRDSIKVINKEGEVTDVYRCDHCRVLFLDYVMFTIHMGCHGFRDPFECNMCGYRSHDRYEFSSHIARGEHRAMLK